The Microbacterium paraoxydans genome includes a window with the following:
- the ypfJ gene encoding KPN_02809 family neutral zinc metallopeptidase — protein MTFNPDADLSRNTTRRRGRTAAIAGGSGVGVLALLALIAGPLLGIDLSGLVGGAPGGGSEPAGGSAIENCDSGADANANVDCRMAGAQVALDAFWEDNVEGYQAPQLIVVDGATSTQCGTASNAVGPFYCPPEETVYIDPTFFQLMQQQFGASAGNLAQLYIVGHEWGHHIQNLLGAMERYPNNGTGPGSNGVRMELQADCYAGGWLGRATEQTDADGDPYLEKPTEEQIRDALNAASTVGDDHIQEQSGQVNPETWTHGSSEQRQRWFAEGYQNGLDACGQVFTLPADQLDP, from the coding sequence ATGACGTTCAATCCCGACGCCGACCTCTCCCGCAACACCACGCGTCGCCGCGGACGCACGGCGGCGATCGCGGGCGGCTCCGGCGTCGGCGTGCTCGCCCTCCTCGCCCTCATCGCCGGCCCCCTGCTGGGCATCGACCTGAGCGGACTCGTCGGGGGCGCGCCCGGGGGTGGGAGCGAGCCCGCCGGTGGTTCGGCCATCGAGAACTGCGACAGCGGCGCCGACGCGAACGCGAACGTCGACTGCCGCATGGCGGGGGCGCAGGTCGCGCTCGACGCCTTCTGGGAGGACAACGTGGAGGGGTATCAGGCTCCGCAGCTCATCGTCGTCGACGGAGCGACCTCCACGCAGTGCGGCACCGCTTCCAACGCGGTCGGCCCGTTCTACTGCCCGCCGGAGGAGACCGTCTACATCGACCCCACGTTCTTCCAGCTCATGCAGCAGCAGTTCGGGGCCTCGGCCGGGAACCTCGCGCAGCTCTACATCGTCGGGCACGAGTGGGGTCACCACATTCAGAACCTCCTCGGGGCGATGGAGCGGTACCCGAACAACGGGACGGGTCCCGGCAGCAACGGCGTGCGCATGGAGCTGCAGGCCGACTGTTATGCCGGCGGCTGGCTCGGCCGCGCGACCGAGCAGACCGACGCCGACGGCGATCCGTACCTCGAGAAGCCGACGGAGGAGCAGATCCGCGACGCCCTGAACGCGGCGTCGACCGTCGGCGACGATCACATCCAGGAGCAGTCCGGGCAGGTGAACCCGGAGACCTGGACCCACGGCTCCAGCGAGCAGCGTCAGCGCTGGTTCGCGGAGGGATACCAGAACGGGCTCGATGCGTGCGGGCAGGTGTTCACCCTCCCCGCCGATCAGCTCGACCCGTAG